A window from Vulpes vulpes isolate BD-2025 chromosome 9, VulVul3, whole genome shotgun sequence encodes these proteins:
- the PLIN4 gene encoding perilipin-4 isoform X3 — MASAHGSAKEARPAADPAGASAQPGNDAATALEQTASGEKLPPPSDKMISGAKDLVCSKMTKTKGAISSGMANMVDTAKGVVQGGLGMTRSALTGTKETVASGVTGAVNAAKDTVQTGLDTTKTVLTGTKDTVCTGMTGAMNVAKGAVQTGMDTSKAVLTGTKDTVCTGMTGAMNVAKGAVQGGLDTSKTILTGTKDAVSTGVTGAMNMAKGTVQTGLDTTKTVLAGTKDTVCTGMTGAMNVAKGAVQGGLDTSKAVLTGTKDAVSTGMTGAMNMAKGTVQTGLDTTKTVLTGTKDTVCTGMTGAMNVAKGAVQTGMDTSKAVLTGTKDAVSTGVTGAMNMAKGTVQTGLDTTKTVLTGTKDTVCTGMTGAMNVAKGAVQTGMDTSKAILTGTKDAVSTGVTGAMNMAKGTVQTGLDTTKTVLTGTKDTVCTGMTGAMNVAKGAVQTGMDTSKAVLTGTKDAVSTGVTGAMKMAKGTVQTGLDTTKTVLTGTKDTVCTGMTGAMNVAKGAVQTGMDTSKAVLSGTKDTVCTGMTGAMNVAKGAVQGGLDTSKSILTGTKDAVSTGVTGALNMAKGTVQTGLDTTKTVLTGTKDTMCTGMTGAMNVAKGAVQTGMDTSKAVLSGTKDTLSTGLTGALGVAKGTVQTGLDTTKTVLTGTKDTVCTGMTGAMNVAKGAVQTGMDTSKAVLTGTKDAVSTGVTGAMNMAKGTVQTGLDTTKTVLTGTKDTVCTGMTGAMNVAKGAVQTGMDTSKAVLTGTKDTLSTGLTGALGVAKGTVQTGLDTTKTVLTGTKDTVCTGMTGAMNVAKGAVQTGMDTSKAVLTGTKDAVSTGMTGAMKMAKGTVQTGLDTTKTVLTGTKDTVCTGMTGAMNVAKGAVQTGMDTSKAVLSGTKDTLSTGLTGALGVAKGTVQTGLDTTKTVLTGTKDTVCTGMTGAMNVAKGAVQTGMDTSKAVLTGTKDAVSTGMTGAMKMAKGTVQTGLDTTKTVLTGTKDTVCTGMTGAMNVAKGAVQTGMDTSKAVLSGTKDTVCTGMTGAMNVAKGAVQGGLDTSKTILTGTKDTLSTGLTGALGVAKGTVQTGLDTTKTVLTGTKEAVSTGLTGAGSVTKGAVQTIQSWLPGTQDTVWSGLTSYSGPDKGGKQTILRPLEALSSGVASAPDTLCAGLDLAREATAVATFTQGASPGREDAGSAATTCIPEGPMSFATLGAELGEVGDIFHPMDAKEQAQLAASEPGPKVLTADRGSYFVRLGDLAPGFRQRAFEHALSHLQHGQFQARGALAQLEDSFQVIEKAKEAPEDQSWLDQSPSSRLEEGIPQEVPDSGALSRACSLIQQLHVAYSSLASSLQGLPSELQQQVGRARHSLCELYSLVSSASSVEELPAERLAQSRGAVCQAWRELEQLLESVQHGPPLCWLVGPFALHPTGQQL; from the exons ATGGCCAGCGCCCACGGTTCGGCGAAAGAGGCCCGGCCCGCCGCCGATCCGGCAGGTGCTTCTGCCCAGCCCGGGAATGACG CAGCCACCGCCTTGGAGCAGACGGCCAGCGGAGAGAAGCTGCCGCCGCCTTCGGACAAG ATGATCTCTGGGGCAAAGGACCTGGTGTGCTCCAAGATGACCAAGACCAAGGGTGCCATCTCCTCCGGGATGGCCAACATGGTAGACACAGCTAAAGGTGTGGTGCAGGGAGGCCTAGGCATGACCCGGTCTGCACTCACGGGCACCAAGGAGACTGTAGCCAGTGGAGTCACCGGCGCAGTGAATGCGGCCAAGGACACTGTCCAGACTGGTCTGGACACCACCAAGACAGTCCTGACAGGCACCAAAGACACCGTGTGTACTGGGATGACCGGTGCCATGAACGTGGCCAAAGGAGCCGTCCAGACTGGAATGGACACATCAAAGGCCGTCCTGACTGGCACTAAAGACACTGTGTGTACTGGGATGACCGGTGCCATGAACGTGGCCAAAGGAGCTGTCCAGGGAGGTCTGGACACTTCAAAGACTATCCTAACTGGCACCAAGGATGCCGTGTCCACTGGGGTGACAGGGGCCATGAACATGGCCAAGGGCACTGTCCAGACTGGTCTGGACACCACCAAGACTGTCTTGGCAGGCACCAAAGACACTGTGTGTACCGGGATGACTGGTGCCATGAACGTGGCCAAAGGAGCTGTCCAGGGAGGTCTGGACACTTCAAAGGCCGTCCTGACTGGCACCAAAGATGCTGTGTCCACTGGGATGACAGGGGCCATGAACATGGCCAAGGGCACTGTCCAGACTGGTCTGGACACCACCAAAACTGTCCTGACAGGCACCAAAGACACTGTGTGTACCGGGATGACCGGTGCCATGAACGTGGCCAAAGGAGCTGTCCAGACTGGCATGGACACATCAAAGGCCGTCTTGACTGGCACCAAAGATGCAGTGTCCACTGGGGTGACAGGGGCCATGAACATGGCCAAGGGCACTGTTCAGACTGGTCTGGACACCACCAAGACAGTCCTGACAGGCACCAAAGACACCGTGTGTACTGGGATGACTGGTGCCATGAACGTGGCCAAAGGAGCTGTCCAGACTGGCATGGACACATCAAAAGCTATCCTAACTGGTACAAAAGATGCAGTGTCCACTGGGGTGACAGGGGCCATGAACATGGCCAAGGGCACTGTCCAGACTGGTCTGGACACCACCAAGACTGTCCTGACAGGCACCAAAGACACTGTGTGTACCGGGATGACTGGTGCCATGAACGTGGCCAAAGGAGCTGTCCAGACTGGCATGGACACATCAAAGGCCGTCCTGACTGGCACCAAGGATGCCGTGTCCACTGGGGTGACAGGGGCCATGAAAATGGCCAAGGGCACTGTTCAGACTGGTCTGGACACCACCAAAACTGTCCTGACAGGCACCAAAGACACTGTGTGTACCGGGATGACCGGTGCCATGAACGTGGCCAAAGGAGCTGTCCAGACTGGCATGGACACATCAAAGGCCGTCCTGTCAGGCACCAAAGACACCGTGTGTACTGGGATGACTGGTGCCATGAACGTGGCCAAAGGAGCTGTCCAGGGAGGTCTGGACACTTCAAAGAGTATCCTAACTGGCACCAAAGATGCAGTGTCCACTGGAGTGACAGGGGCCTTGAACATGGCCAAAGGCACCGTCCAGACTGGTCTAGACACCACCAAGACCGTCCTGACAGGCACCAAAGACACCATGTGTACTGGGATGACTGGTGCCATGAACGTGGCCAAAGGAGCTGTCCAGACTGGCATGGACACATCAAAGGCCGTCCTGTCAGGCACCAAAGACACCTTATCTACTGGGCTCACTGGGGCACTGGGTGTGGCCAAGGGCACGGTCCAGACTGGTCTGGACACCACCAAGACAGTCCTGACAGGCACCAAAGACACCGTGTGTACCGGGATGACCGGTGCCATGAACGTGGCCAAAGGAGCTGTCCAGACTGGCATGGACACATCAAAGGCCGTCCTGACTGGCACCAAAGATGCAGTGTCCACTGGGGTGACAGGGGCCATGAACATGGCCAAGGGCACTGTTCAGACTGGTCTGGACACCACCAAGACAGTCCTGACAGGCACCAAAGACACCGTGTGTACCGGGATGACTGGTGCCATGAACGTGGCCAAAGGAGCTGTCCAGACTGGAATGGACACATCAAAGGCCGTCCTGACTGGCACCAAAGACACCTTATCTACTGGGCTCACTGGGGCACTGGGTGTGGCCAAGGGCACGGTCCAGACTGGTCTGGACACCACCAAGACTGTCCTGACAGGCACCAAAGACACTGTGTGTACCGGGATGACTGGTGCCATGAACGTGGCCAAAGGAGCCGTCCAGACTGGCATGGACACATCAAAGGCCGTCCTGACTGGCACCAAAGATGCCGTCTCCACTGGGATGACAGGGGCCATGAAAATGGCCAAGGGCACTGTTCAGACTGGTCTGGACACCACCAAGACTGTCCTGACAGGCACCAAAGACACTGTGTGTACCGGGATGACTGGTGCCATGAACGTGGCCAAAGGAGCTGTCCAGACTGGCATGGACACATCAAAGGCCGTCCTGTCAGGCACCAAAGACACCTTATCTACTGGGCTCACTGGGGCACTGGGTGTGGCCAAGGGCACGGTCCAGACTGGTCTGGACACCACCAAGACTGTCCTGACAGGCACCAAAGACACTGTGTGTACCGGGATGACTGGTGCCATGAACGTGGCCAAAGGAGCCGTCCAGACTGGCATGGACACATCAAAGGCCGTCCTGACTGGCACCAAAGATGCCGTCTCCACTGGGATGACAGGGGCCATGAAAATGGCCAAGGGCACTGTTCAGACTGGTCTGGACACCACCAAGACTGTCCTGACAGGCACCAAAGACACTGTGTGTACTGGGATGACTGGTGCCATGAACGTGGCCAAAGGAGCTGTCCAGACTGGAATGGACACATCAAAGGCTGTCCTGTCAGGCACCAAAGACACCGTGTGTACTGGGATGACCGGTGCCATGAACGTGGCCAAAGGAGCTGTCCAGGGAGGTCTGGACACTTCAAAGACTATCCTAACTGGCACCAAAGACACCCTATCTACTGGGCTCACTGGGGCATTGGGTGTAGCCAAGGGCACTGTTCAGACTGGTCTGGACACCACCAAGACAGTCCTGACAGGCACCAAAGAAGCAGTTTCCACTGGACTCACAGGAGCAGGGAGTGTGACCAAAGGGGCAGTGCAGACCATCCAGAGTTGGTTACCAGGTACCCAGGACACCGTCTGGAGTGGACTCACCAGTTACAGTGGCCCAGACAaaggagggaaacaaaccatCCTGAGACCCCTGGAGGCTCTATCCTCTGGAGTAGCCAGTGCCCCAGACACCCTGTGTGCAGGCCTGGACCTTGCCAGGGAAGCCACCGCTGTGGCAACATTCACTCAAGGGGCCTCGCCGGGCAGGGAGGATGCAGGGTCTGCGGCCACCACATGTATCCCCGAAGGACCCATGAGCTTTGCAACGCTCGGGGCTGAACTGGGGGAAGTGGGGGATATTTTCCACCCCATGGATGCCAAGGAGCAAG CTCAGCTTGCTGCCTCcgaacctgggccaaaggtactCACGGCCGACCGGGGCAGCTACTTTGTGCGTCTGGGCGACCTGGCCCCTGGCTTCCGCCAGCGGGCTTTTgagcatgccctgagccacctgcAGCACGGCCAGTTCCAGGCCAGGGGCGCGCTGGCCCAGCTGGAGGACTCCTTCCAGGTG ATTGAAAAGGCCAAGGAGGCTCCAGAAGACCAGTCATGGCTGGACCAGAGTCCGAGCAGCAGACTGGAAGAAGGCATTCCCCAAGAG GTGCCGGACTCCGGGGCTCTGTCCAGGGCCTGCAGCCTCATCCAGCAGCTCCACGTGGCCTACAGCTccctggcctccagcctccaAGGCCTCCCCTCTGAGCTCCAGCAGCAGGTCGGGCGGGCGCGCCACAGCCTCTGTGAGCTCTACAGCCTCGTCTCCTCGGCCAGCTCCGTGGAAGAGCTGCCGGCAGAGCGCCTGGCCCAGAGCCGTggggctgtgtgccaggcatggcGGGAGCTGGAGCAGCTGCTGGAGAGTGTGCAGCACGGCCCGCCGCTCTGCTGGCTGGTGGGGCCCTTTGCCCTGCACCCCACTGGGCAGCAGCTGTAG
- the PLIN4 gene encoding perilipin-4 isoform X7 has protein sequence MASAHGSAKEARPAADPAGASAQPGNDAATALEQTASGEKLPPPSDKMISGAKDLVCSKMTKTKGAISSGMANMVDTAKGVVQGGLGMTRSALTGTKETVASGVTGAVNAAKDTVQTGLDTTKTVLTGTKDTVCTGMTGAMNVAKGAVQTGMDTSKAVLTGTKDTVCTGMTGAMNVAKGAVQGGLDTSKTILTGTKDAVSTGVTGAMNMAKGTVQTGLDTTKTVLAGTKDTVCTGMTGAMNVAKGAVQGGLDTSKAVLTGTKDAVSTGMTGAMNMAKGTVQTGLDTTKTVLTGTKDTVCTGMTGAMNVAKGAVQTGMDTSKAVLTGTKDAVSTGVTGAMNMAKGTVQTGLDTTKTVLTGTKDTVCTGMTGAMNVAKGAVQTGMDTSKAILTGTKDAVSTGVTGAMNMAKGTVQTGLDTTKTVLTGTKDTVCTGMTGAMNVAKGAVQTGMDTSKAVLTGTKDAVSTGVTGAMKMAKGTVQTGLDTTKTVLTGTKDTVCTGMTGAMNVAKGAVQTGMDTSKAVLSGTKDTVCTGMTGAMNVAKGAVQGGLDTSKSILTGTKDAVSTGVTGALNMAKGTVQTGLDTTKTVLTGTKDTMCTGMTGAMNVAKGAVQTGMDTSKAVLSGTKDTLSTGLTGALGVAKGTVQTGLDTTKTVLTGTKDTVCTGMTGAMNVAKGAVQTGMDTSKAVLTGTKDAVSTGVTGAMNMAKGTVQTGLDTTKTVLTGTKDTVCTGMTGAMNVAKGAVQTGMDTSKAVLTGTKDTLSTGLTGALGVAKGTVQTGLDTTKTVLTGTKDTVCTGMTGAMNVAKGAVQTGMDTSKAVLSGTKDTLSTGLTGALGVAKGTVQTGLDTTKTVLTGTKDTVCTGMTGAMNVAKGAVQTGMDTSKAVLTGTKDAVSTGMTGAMKMAKGTVQTGLDTTKTVLTGTKDTVCTGMTGAMNVAKGAVQTGMDTSKAVLSGTKDTVCTGMTGAMNVAKGAVQGGLDTSKTILTGTKDTLSTGLTGALGVAKGTVQTGLDTTKTVLTGTKEAVSTGLTGAGSVTKGAVQTIQSWLPGTQDTVWSGLTSYSGPDKGGKQTILRPLEALSSGVASAPDTLCAGLDLAREATAVATFTQGASPGREDAGSAATTCIPEGPMSFATLGAELGEVGDIFHPMDAKEQAQLAASEPGPKVLTADRGSYFVRLGDLAPGFRQRAFEHALSHLQHGQFQARGALAQLEDSFQVIEKAKEAPEDQSWLDQSPSSRLEEGIPQEVPDSGALSRACSLIQQLHVAYSSLASSLQGLPSELQQQVGRARHSLCELYSLVSSASSVEELPAERLAQSRGAVCQAWRELEQLLESVQHGPPLCWLVGPFALHPTGQQL, from the exons ATGGCCAGCGCCCACGGTTCGGCGAAAGAGGCCCGGCCCGCCGCCGATCCGGCAGGTGCTTCTGCCCAGCCCGGGAATGACG CAGCCACCGCCTTGGAGCAGACGGCCAGCGGAGAGAAGCTGCCGCCGCCTTCGGACAAG ATGATCTCTGGGGCAAAGGACCTGGTGTGCTCCAAGATGACCAAGACCAAGGGTGCCATCTCCTCCGGGATGGCCAACATGGTAGACACAGCTAAAGGTGTGGTGCAGGGAGGCCTAGGCATGACCCGGTCTGCACTCACGGGCACCAAGGAGACTGTAGCCAGTGGAGTCACCGGCGCAGTGAATGCGGCCAAGGACACTGTCCAGACTGGTCTGGACACCACCAAGACAGTCCTGACAGGCACCAAAGACACCGTGTGTACTGGGATGACCGGTGCCATGAACGTGGCCAAAGGAGCCGTCCAGACTGGAATGGACACATCAAAGGCCGTCCTGACTGGCACTAAAGACACTGTGTGTACTGGGATGACCGGTGCCATGAACGTGGCCAAAGGAGCTGTCCAGGGAGGTCTGGACACTTCAAAGACTATCCTAACTGGCACCAAGGATGCCGTGTCCACTGGGGTGACAGGGGCCATGAACATGGCCAAGGGCACTGTCCAGACTGGTCTGGACACCACCAAGACTGTCTTGGCAGGCACCAAAGACACTGTGTGTACCGGGATGACTGGTGCCATGAACGTGGCCAAAGGAGCTGTCCAGGGAGGTCTGGACACTTCAAAGGCCGTCCTGACTGGCACCAAAGATGCTGTGTCCACTGGGATGACAGGGGCCATGAACATGGCCAAGGGCACTGTCCAGACTGGTCTGGACACCACCAAAACTGTCCTGACAGGCACCAAAGACACTGTGTGTACCGGGATGACCGGTGCCATGAACGTGGCCAAAGGAGCTGTCCAGACTGGCATGGACACATCAAAGGCCGTCTTGACTGGCACCAAAGATGCAGTGTCCACTGGGGTGACAGGGGCCATGAACATGGCCAAGGGCACTGTTCAGACTGGTCTGGACACCACCAAGACAGTCCTGACAGGCACCAAAGACACCGTGTGTACTGGGATGACTGGTGCCATGAACGTGGCCAAAGGAGCTGTCCAGACTGGCATGGACACATCAAAAGCTATCCTAACTGGTACAAAAGATGCAGTGTCCACTGGGGTGACAGGGGCCATGAACATGGCCAAGGGCACTGTCCAGACTGGTCTGGACACCACCAAGACTGTCCTGACAGGCACCAAAGACACTGTGTGTACCGGGATGACTGGTGCCATGAACGTGGCCAAAGGAGCTGTCCAGACTGGCATGGACACATCAAAGGCCGTCCTGACTGGCACCAAGGATGCCGTGTCCACTGGGGTGACAGGGGCCATGAAAATGGCCAAGGGCACTGTTCAGACTGGTCTGGACACCACCAAAACTGTCCTGACAGGCACCAAAGACACTGTGTGTACCGGGATGACCGGTGCCATGAACGTGGCCAAAGGAGCTGTCCAGACTGGCATGGACACATCAAAGGCCGTCCTGTCAGGCACCAAAGACACCGTGTGTACTGGGATGACTGGTGCCATGAACGTGGCCAAAGGAGCTGTCCAGGGAGGTCTGGACACTTCAAAGAGTATCCTAACTGGCACCAAAGATGCAGTGTCCACTGGAGTGACAGGGGCCTTGAACATGGCCAAAGGCACCGTCCAGACTGGTCTAGACACCACCAAGACCGTCCTGACAGGCACCAAAGACACCATGTGTACTGGGATGACTGGTGCCATGAACGTGGCCAAAGGAGCTGTCCAGACTGGCATGGACACATCAAAGGCCGTCCTGTCAGGCACCAAAGACACCTTATCTACTGGGCTCACTGGGGCACTGGGTGTGGCCAAGGGCACGGTCCAGACTGGTCTGGACACCACCAAGACAGTCCTGACAGGCACCAAAGACACCGTGTGTACCGGGATGACCGGTGCCATGAACGTGGCCAAAGGAGCTGTCCAGACTGGCATGGACACATCAAAGGCCGTCCTGACTGGCACCAAAGATGCAGTGTCCACTGGGGTGACAGGGGCCATGAACATGGCCAAGGGCACTGTTCAGACTGGTCTGGACACCACCAAGACAGTCCTGACAGGCACCAAAGACACCGTGTGTACCGGGATGACTGGTGCCATGAACGTGGCCAAAGGAGCTGTCCAGACTGGAATGGACACATCAAAGGCCGTCCTGACTGGCACCAAAGACACCTTATCTACTGGGCTCACTGGGGCACTGGGTGTGGCCAAGGGCACGGTCCAGACTGGTCTGGACACCACCAAGACTGTCCTGACAG GCACCAAAGACACTGTGTGTACCGGGATGACTGGTGCCATGAACGTGGCCAAAGGAGCTGTCCAGACTGGCATGGACACATCAAAGGCCGTCCTGTCAGGCACCAAAGACACCTTATCTACTGGGCTCACTGGGGCACTGGGTGTGGCCAAGGGCACGGTCCAGACTGGTCTGGACACCACCAAGACTGTCCTGACAGGCACCAAAGACACTGTGTGTACCGGGATGACTGGTGCCATGAACGTGGCCAAAGGAGCCGTCCAGACTGGCATGGACACATCAAAGGCCGTCCTGACTGGCACCAAAGATGCCGTCTCCACTGGGATGACAGGGGCCATGAAAATGGCCAAGGGCACTGTTCAGACTGGTCTGGACACCACCAAGACTGTCCTGACAGGCACCAAAGACACTGTGTGTACTGGGATGACTGGTGCCATGAACGTGGCCAAAGGAGCTGTCCAGACTGGAATGGACACATCAAAGGCTGTCCTGTCAGGCACCAAAGACACCGTGTGTACTGGGATGACCGGTGCCATGAACGTGGCCAAAGGAGCTGTCCAGGGAGGTCTGGACACTTCAAAGACTATCCTAACTGGCACCAAAGACACCCTATCTACTGGGCTCACTGGGGCATTGGGTGTAGCCAAGGGCACTGTTCAGACTGGTCTGGACACCACCAAGACAGTCCTGACAGGCACCAAAGAAGCAGTTTCCACTGGACTCACAGGAGCAGGGAGTGTGACCAAAGGGGCAGTGCAGACCATCCAGAGTTGGTTACCAGGTACCCAGGACACCGTCTGGAGTGGACTCACCAGTTACAGTGGCCCAGACAaaggagggaaacaaaccatCCTGAGACCCCTGGAGGCTCTATCCTCTGGAGTAGCCAGTGCCCCAGACACCCTGTGTGCAGGCCTGGACCTTGCCAGGGAAGCCACCGCTGTGGCAACATTCACTCAAGGGGCCTCGCCGGGCAGGGAGGATGCAGGGTCTGCGGCCACCACATGTATCCCCGAAGGACCCATGAGCTTTGCAACGCTCGGGGCTGAACTGGGGGAAGTGGGGGATATTTTCCACCCCATGGATGCCAAGGAGCAAG CTCAGCTTGCTGCCTCcgaacctgggccaaaggtactCACGGCCGACCGGGGCAGCTACTTTGTGCGTCTGGGCGACCTGGCCCCTGGCTTCCGCCAGCGGGCTTTTgagcatgccctgagccacctgcAGCACGGCCAGTTCCAGGCCAGGGGCGCGCTGGCCCAGCTGGAGGACTCCTTCCAGGTG ATTGAAAAGGCCAAGGAGGCTCCAGAAGACCAGTCATGGCTGGACCAGAGTCCGAGCAGCAGACTGGAAGAAGGCATTCCCCAAGAG GTGCCGGACTCCGGGGCTCTGTCCAGGGCCTGCAGCCTCATCCAGCAGCTCCACGTGGCCTACAGCTccctggcctccagcctccaAGGCCTCCCCTCTGAGCTCCAGCAGCAGGTCGGGCGGGCGCGCCACAGCCTCTGTGAGCTCTACAGCCTCGTCTCCTCGGCCAGCTCCGTGGAAGAGCTGCCGGCAGAGCGCCTGGCCCAGAGCCGTggggctgtgtgccaggcatggcGGGAGCTGGAGCAGCTGCTGGAGAGTGTGCAGCACGGCCCGCCGCTCTGCTGGCTGGTGGGGCCCTTTGCCCTGCACCCCACTGGGCAGCAGCTGTAG